The Antennarius striatus isolate MH-2024 chromosome 11, ASM4005453v1, whole genome shotgun sequence genome window below encodes:
- the b3galnt2 gene encoding UDP-GalNAc:beta-1,3-N-acetylgalactosaminyltransferase 2, translated as MRRLALILLPCAVAVLVHLWLAHRRSSTPPDNNTHSDEALPFYEVLVGVLSARHHYELRQAIRRTWLGYLRDHPHFQHRVGVKFIVGERGCPFPEEDREDPYSCSLLNFTEPVAGQDEEIQIVTVSDPSLLTPSDVSAVALDFKVLHPVVITRLGVFPSGTRPQLQSNVTVKLLQLDQEEAVVTARFSAISSGTLVDGVWYKPVEQFILPKGFEGTLVWESLDSGGLSSINSSSVQLSDGGGVLKISSIAEGVLPHRSALGFPGLAGGFMFTVYDRDSLLRLLSGRPSRMEHHASRLRQEDVGLQQESLTHNDMVFVDVVDTYRNVPSKLLQFYKWSVGNADFNLLLKTDDDCYIDVDSVLMKIDHKGLKRSNFWWGNFRQSWAVDRIGKWQELEYASPAYPAFACGSGYVVSRDLVRWLASNADNLKAYQGEDVSMGIWMAAVGPQKYQDPGWLCEKECYLDMLSSPQHTAEELHILWDRKKTCGDPCGCPWGH; from the exons ATGCGGAGGCTAGCGCTCATCCTGCTGCCCTGTGCTGTCGCCGTCCTGGTGCACTTGTGGTTGGCTCACCGACGCTCCTCCACTCCGCCGGACAACAACACTCACTCGG ATGAGGCTCTACCTTTCTATGAAGTTTTGGTGGGAGTGCTGTCAGCGAGACACCATTATGAACTGCGACAAGCGATAAGGAGGACCTGGCTGGGCTACCTGCGAGATCACCCCCACTTCCAGCACAG AGTGGGGGTGAAGTTTATCGTGGGTGAGCGTGGGTGTCCCTTCccagaggaggacagagaggatCCGTACTCTTGCTCCCTCCTCAACTTCACCGAGCCAG TGGCAGGTCAGGATGAAGAGATCCAGATTGTGACGGTGTCTGACCCCTCGCTGCTCACCCCCTCCGACGTGTCGGCCGTCGCCTTGGACTTCAAGGTCCTCCACCCAGTGGTGATCACCAGGCTGGGGGTGTTCCCCAGTGGGACTCGGCCTCAGCTCCAGAGCAATGTCACGGTGAAGCTCCTCCAGCTGGACCAGGAG GAGGCCGTGGTCACCGCTCGCTTCAGCGCCATCAGCAGCGGGACCCTGGTGGACGGGGTGTGGTACAAACCAGTGGAGCAGTTCATCCTGCCTAAG GGCTTTGAGGGGACGCTGGTCTGGGAGAGTTTGGATTCTGGTGGATTGAGCTCCATCAACTCCTCGTCTGTGCAGCTCAGTGATGGAGGAGGCGTCCTGAAGATCTCCTCT ATAGCAGAGGGCGTCTTGCCTCACAGAAGTGCGCTTGGATTTCCTGGTTTGGCTGGAGGGTTCATGTTTACGGTCTATG ACAGGGACAGCCTGCTGAGACTCCTGTCGGGCCGCCCGTCCAGGATGGAGCACCACGCCTCCAGACTGAGGCAGGAGGACGTGGGCTTGCAGCAGGAGAGCCTCACGCACAACGACATGGTGTTCGTAGATGTCGTCGACACCTACAGGAACGTGCCTTCCAAACTGCTTCAGTTCTATAAATG GTCTGTGGGAAACGCTGACTTTAATCTTCTGCTGAAGACTGATGATGATTGTTACATCGACGTGGACTCAGTATTAATGAAGATTGACCACAAGGGTCTGAAGCGCAGCAATTTCTGGTGGGGAAA TTTCAGGCAGAGCTGGGCAGTGGATCGCATTGGGAAGTGGCAGGAGCTGGAGTACGCCAGTCCGGCCTACCCGGCGTTTGCCTGCGGCTCGGGCTACGTGGTCTCTCGTGACCTGGTCCGCTGGCTCGCCAGCAATGCAGACAATCTGAAAGCGTACCAG GGAGAAGACGTGAGCATGGGGATCTGGATGGCAGCTGTTGGACCGCAGAAATATCAG GACCCCGGCTGGCTGTGTGAGAAGGAGTGCTACCTGGACATGCTGTCGTCTCCCCAGCACACGGCTGAGGAGCTGCACATCCTCTGGGACCGCAAGAAGACCTGTGGAGACCCCTGTGGTTGTCCCTGGGGCCACTAA
- the ggps1 gene encoding geranylgeranyl pyrophosphate synthase isoform X3 produces MLHNASLLIDDIEDSSKLRRGFPVAHSIYGIPSVINSANYVYFLGLEKVLTLEHPEAVQVFTKQLLELHRGQGLDIHWRDTYTCPTEQEYRNMVLQKTGGLFGLAVGLMQLFSEWKQELKPLLDTLGLFFQIRDDYCNLSSREYCENKSFCEDLTEGKFSFPTIHAIWSRPESTQVQNILRQRTENLDIKRYCVDYLEKVGSFAYTRQTLRDLEVEAYRLIRGFGGNPQLESLVKHLSQMHHQAEAAAAASSANTPPSCTH; encoded by the coding sequence ATGCTTCACAATGCCAGCCTGCTCATAGACGACATTGAGGACAGCTCCAAGCTGCGGCGAGGCTTCCCGGTGGCCCACAGCATCTACGGCATTCCCTCCGTCATCAACTCGGCCAACTACGTCTACTTCCTGGGTTTGGAGAAGGTTCTGACTCTggagcatcctgaggctgtgcAAGTGTTCACCAAGCAGCTTTTGGAGCTGCACCGGGGTCAGGGTCTGGACATCCACTGGAGGGACACCTACACCTGTCCCACAGAGCAGGAGTATCGCAACATGGTGCTGCAGAAAACCGGAGGACTCTTCGGCCTGGCTGTGGGGCTGATGCAGCTCTTCTCAGAGTGGAAACAGGAACTGAAACCCCTCCTGGACACGCTTGGACTCTTCTTCCAGATCCGCGATGACTACTGCAATCTGAGTTCCCGCGAGTACTGCGAGAACAAGAGCTTCTGCGAGGACCTGACGGAAGGCAAGTTCTCTTTCCCCACCATTCATGCCATATGGTCGCGTCCAGAGAGCACCCAGGTGCAGAACATCCTGAGGCAGCGCACAGAGAACTTGGACATCAAAAGGTACTGCGTGGACTACCTGGAGAAGGTAGGCTCGTTTGCCTACACCCGTCAGACTCTGCGGGACCTGGAGGTGGAGGCTTACCGCCTCATCAGGGGGTTTGGGGGAAACCCGCAGCTAGAGAGCCTGGTCAAACACCTGAGCCAGATGCATCACCAAGCCGAAGCAGCAGCCGCAGCGTCCAGCGCTAACACCCCCCCCAGCTGCACCCACTGA
- the ggps1 gene encoding geranylgeranyl pyrophosphate synthase isoform X2 yields the protein MMASDSQTTSERILLEPYKYLLQLPGKQVRTKLSQAFNHWLNVPEEKLQVIIEVTEMLHNASLLIDDIEDSSKLRRGFPVAHSIYGIPSVINSANYVYFLGLEKVLTLEHPEAVQVFTKQLLELHRGQGLDIHWRDTYTCPTEQEYRNMVLQKTGGLFGLAVGLMQLFSEWKQELKPLLDTLGLFFQIRDDYCNLSSREYCENKSFCEDLTEGKFSFPTIHAIWSRPESTQVQNILRQRTENLDIKRYCVDYLEKVGSFAYTRQTLRDLEVEAYRLIRGFGGNPQLESLVKHLSQMHHQAEAAAAASSANTPPSCTH from the exons ATGATGGCCAGTGACTCACAAACCACCTCAGAGCGAattctgctggagccttacaagTACTTGTTGCAGCTACCAG GAAAGCAAGTGAGGACAAAACTATCCCAGGCTTTTAACCACTGGCTTAATGTTCCAGAGGAAAAACTGCAG GTGATCATCGAGGTGACTGAGATGCTTCACAATGCCAGCCTGCTCATAGACGACATTGAGGACAGCTCCAAGCTGCGGCGAGGCTTCCCGGTGGCCCACAGCATCTACGGCATTCCCTCCGTCATCAACTCGGCCAACTACGTCTACTTCCTGGGTTTGGAGAAGGTTCTGACTCTggagcatcctgaggctgtgcAAGTGTTCACCAAGCAGCTTTTGGAGCTGCACCGGGGTCAGGGTCTGGACATCCACTGGAGGGACACCTACACCTGTCCCACAGAGCAGGAGTATCGCAACATGGTGCTGCAGAAAACCGGAGGACTCTTCGGCCTGGCTGTGGGGCTGATGCAGCTCTTCTCAGAGTGGAAACAGGAACTGAAACCCCTCCTGGACACGCTTGGACTCTTCTTCCAGATCCGCGATGACTACTGCAATCTGAGTTCCCGCGAGTACTGCGAGAACAAGAGCTTCTGCGAGGACCTGACGGAAGGCAAGTTCTCTTTCCCCACCATTCATGCCATATGGTCGCGTCCAGAGAGCACCCAGGTGCAGAACATCCTGAGGCAGCGCACAGAGAACTTGGACATCAAAAGGTACTGCGTGGACTACCTGGAGAAGGTAGGCTCGTTTGCCTACACCCGTCAGACTCTGCGGGACCTGGAGGTGGAGGCTTACCGCCTCATCAGGGGGTTTGGGGGAAACCCGCAGCTAGAGAGCCTGGTCAAACACCTGAGCCAGATGCATCACCAAGCCGAAGCAGCAGCCGCAGCGTCCAGCGCTAACACCCCCCCCAGCTGCACCCACTGA
- the ggps1 gene encoding geranylgeranyl pyrophosphate synthase isoform X1 — protein MTIFCKLEMMASDSQTTSERILLEPYKYLLQLPGKQVRTKLSQAFNHWLNVPEEKLQVIIEVTEMLHNASLLIDDIEDSSKLRRGFPVAHSIYGIPSVINSANYVYFLGLEKVLTLEHPEAVQVFTKQLLELHRGQGLDIHWRDTYTCPTEQEYRNMVLQKTGGLFGLAVGLMQLFSEWKQELKPLLDTLGLFFQIRDDYCNLSSREYCENKSFCEDLTEGKFSFPTIHAIWSRPESTQVQNILRQRTENLDIKRYCVDYLEKVGSFAYTRQTLRDLEVEAYRLIRGFGGNPQLESLVKHLSQMHHQAEAAAAASSANTPPSCTH, from the exons ATTTTTTGTAAGCTTGAAATGATGGCCAGTGACTCACAAACCACCTCAGAGCGAattctgctggagccttacaagTACTTGTTGCAGCTACCAG GAAAGCAAGTGAGGACAAAACTATCCCAGGCTTTTAACCACTGGCTTAATGTTCCAGAGGAAAAACTGCAG GTGATCATCGAGGTGACTGAGATGCTTCACAATGCCAGCCTGCTCATAGACGACATTGAGGACAGCTCCAAGCTGCGGCGAGGCTTCCCGGTGGCCCACAGCATCTACGGCATTCCCTCCGTCATCAACTCGGCCAACTACGTCTACTTCCTGGGTTTGGAGAAGGTTCTGACTCTggagcatcctgaggctgtgcAAGTGTTCACCAAGCAGCTTTTGGAGCTGCACCGGGGTCAGGGTCTGGACATCCACTGGAGGGACACCTACACCTGTCCCACAGAGCAGGAGTATCGCAACATGGTGCTGCAGAAAACCGGAGGACTCTTCGGCCTGGCTGTGGGGCTGATGCAGCTCTTCTCAGAGTGGAAACAGGAACTGAAACCCCTCCTGGACACGCTTGGACTCTTCTTCCAGATCCGCGATGACTACTGCAATCTGAGTTCCCGCGAGTACTGCGAGAACAAGAGCTTCTGCGAGGACCTGACGGAAGGCAAGTTCTCTTTCCCCACCATTCATGCCATATGGTCGCGTCCAGAGAGCACCCAGGTGCAGAACATCCTGAGGCAGCGCACAGAGAACTTGGACATCAAAAGGTACTGCGTGGACTACCTGGAGAAGGTAGGCTCGTTTGCCTACACCCGTCAGACTCTGCGGGACCTGGAGGTGGAGGCTTACCGCCTCATCAGGGGGTTTGGGGGAAACCCGCAGCTAGAGAGCCTGGTCAAACACCTGAGCCAGATGCATCACCAAGCCGAAGCAGCAGCCGCAGCGTCCAGCGCTAACACCCCCCCCAGCTGCACCCACTGA